A DNA window from Roseovarius sp. Pro17 contains the following coding sequences:
- a CDS encoding urease accessory protein UreF, which produces MEHLGSGGQAALLLLADGRLPAGGYAHSGGLEPAVTAGRVTNMADLESFLIGRAETAGLIAAAFAAAACARAQRGDLSELPELEAELDARIPSPELRKVSRDLGRQLRRAMSSIHPHSYFAELGVAPHQPVVMGVSAAVLGLGPRDAAVAILHETNAGAAAAAAKIMRVDPFQVHAILARATDRLDRLAGRAAEVANDLPADLPAPGSPLADIAAEHHRRTDVRLFAS; this is translated from the coding sequence ATGGAACATCTTGGATCGGGAGGGCAGGCGGCGCTTTTGCTGCTTGCGGACGGACGCCTGCCAGCAGGTGGTTATGCCCATTCGGGCGGCTTGGAACCGGCTGTTACCGCAGGCCGCGTCACAAATATGGCCGATCTGGAAAGTTTTCTGATCGGGCGCGCCGAGACTGCCGGACTGATCGCCGCCGCGTTTGCAGCGGCAGCTTGCGCGCGCGCGCAACGCGGCGACTTGTCCGAGTTGCCCGAGTTGGAGGCGGAGCTTGATGCACGCATCCCATCGCCGGAGCTGCGCAAGGTCTCGCGTGATCTGGGGCGGCAGCTGCGCCGCGCAATGAGCAGCATACATCCGCACTCGTATTTCGCCGAACTCGGGGTCGCGCCGCATCAGCCTGTTGTGATGGGCGTATCGGCGGCGGTTCTCGGCCTCGGTCCACGCGACGCGGCGGTGGCCATTCTGCACGAAACCAATGCCGGAGCTGCGGCCGCCGCCGCCAAGATCATGCGCGTCGACCCTTTTCAGGTCCATGCCATACTGGCCCGCGCCACAGATCGGCTGGATCGGCTGGCTGGTAGGGCGGCGGAGGTGGCAAACGACCTGCCGGCTGATTTGCCTGCCCCCGGATCGCCCCTTGCCGACATCGCAGCAGAGCATCACAGGAGAACCGATGTCCGACTCTTCGCTTCTTAA
- a CDS encoding urease accessory protein UreD has translation MSDSSLLKMPTRSTGAMFARAALSSGLAANGRDSRVETLRSDGPLVLRKSNPKGPEPLTQRRHGVARVALAAGTAGPLGGDSYALDVHVGAGSTLVLLEVSAMLVLPGAGGDRSHMSIDVTVEEGATFVWWAEPIIAARRCNHRHDVRIALAEGARMILREEMILGRHGETPGDFTSRLRITRAGAALYDQQLSFGPSADGWNGAAVLGHGRAVGSIIAVEPDWEEAPPPALPYHQDAVLTPLAGPGVAIGAVASDSLELRRLLTQGLNELGPPWAI, from the coding sequence ATGTCCGACTCTTCGCTTCTTAAAATGCCGACGAGGTCGACAGGTGCAATGTTCGCGCGCGCAGCCCTTTCGAGTGGGCTCGCCGCCAATGGTCGCGACAGCCGCGTGGAAACCTTGCGTTCTGACGGTCCGCTCGTGTTGCGCAAGAGCAATCCGAAAGGCCCCGAACCGCTGACCCAAAGGCGCCACGGCGTCGCGCGAGTAGCTTTGGCCGCGGGGACCGCCGGGCCGCTGGGCGGCGACAGCTATGCCCTTGATGTGCATGTCGGGGCAGGCAGCACCCTTGTCCTGTTGGAGGTTTCGGCAATGCTGGTCCTGCCCGGTGCCGGGGGTGACAGGTCGCATATGTCGATTGATGTAACCGTCGAAGAAGGCGCGACATTCGTCTGGTGGGCCGAGCCGATCATTGCGGCGCGGCGCTGTAACCATCGCCACGATGTGCGGATAGCACTTGCCGAGGGCGCACGAATGATCCTGCGTGAAGAGATGATCCTGGGCCGCCACGGTGAAACACCCGGCGACTTCACCAGTCGCTTGCGCATTACCCGCGCAGGTGCGGCACTTTATGATCAACAGCTAAGTTTTGGGCCGTCCGCGGATGGCTGGAACGGCGCCGCAGTTCTGGGCCATGGCCGCGCGGTCGGATCGATTATCGCGGTAGAGCCGGACTGGGAGGAGGCGCCCCCGCCAGCTCTGCCATACCATCAAGACGCAGTGCTGACGCCCTTGGCCGGACCCGGTGTCGCCATCGGTGCGGTGGCGTCTGATAGCCTCGAGTTGCGCCGACTGCTGACGCAAGGATTGAATGAACTCGGCCCGCCATGGGCGATCTGA
- the ureG gene encoding urease accessory protein UreG translates to MTDEKKTEETRALRLGIAGPVGTGKSSVIAAICRHLRDEFAIGVITNDIYTDEDARFLKSEGVLPEERIRAVETGACPHTAIRDDVTMNLMAVEDMERDFAPLDIVLVESGGDNLTATFSPALVDAQLFVLDVAGGGDVARKGGPGISGADLLVINKIDLGEHVDVDVVQMVADAEKARNGGPVLPLSRKRPETVEKLCDWVRAMHKTYAAGGHIPIDPGPMAPHHHAHDEGGHDHAHDHGHAHRHD, encoded by the coding sequence ATGACCGACGAAAAGAAGACAGAAGAAACCCGCGCCTTGCGGCTCGGTATCGCTGGCCCTGTTGGCACGGGCAAAAGCTCGGTGATTGCCGCGATTTGCCGACATCTGCGCGATGAGTTCGCCATCGGCGTCATCACGAACGATATCTACACGGACGAGGACGCGCGTTTTCTGAAATCCGAAGGCGTGCTGCCCGAAGAGCGCATTCGCGCCGTCGAGACGGGCGCGTGTCCGCACACGGCGATCCGCGACGACGTGACGATGAACCTGATGGCCGTCGAGGACATGGAGCGCGACTTCGCGCCGCTTGACATCGTGCTGGTGGAAAGCGGCGGCGACAATCTGACCGCGACCTTCTCGCCGGCGCTGGTTGATGCGCAGCTCTTTGTGCTGGACGTGGCCGGAGGTGGCGATGTGGCGCGCAAGGGCGGGCCTGGCATCAGCGGTGCCGATCTCTTGGTGATCAACAAGATCGACTTGGGCGAGCACGTGGATGTGGATGTGGTTCAAATGGTCGCCGATGCCGAAAAAGCCCGCAATGGTGGCCCCGTTCTGCCGTTGTCGCGCAAGCGCCCCGAAACGGTGGAAAAGCTGTGTGATTGGGTGCGGGCGATGCACAAGACCTATGCCGCTGGCGGGCACATTCCGATTGATCCCGGCCCGATGGCACCGCATCACCATGCGCACGACGAGGGCGGTCACGATCACGCTCATGATCACGGGCATGCGCATAGGCACGACTAA
- a CDS encoding MliC family protein: MRISLLALALFATAGAAAAEANLSIPLKSGTMDSVESATYTCGDGEPFSVQYVNAGANALAIFPIDGEDRIFVNVVSASGAKYASGAHVWWTKSNTATLENEMEEGSIQECQSQDTPPSE, from the coding sequence ATGCGTATCAGTCTTTTGGCGCTCGCCCTATTTGCAACTGCGGGGGCAGCAGCCGCAGAAGCCAATCTGTCCATTCCCCTCAAGAGCGGCACAATGGATAGCGTCGAGTCGGCAACCTATACCTGCGGTGATGGAGAGCCATTCTCTGTCCAATATGTGAACGCGGGCGCAAACGCGCTGGCGATCTTTCCGATCGACGGGGAGGACCGGATTTTCGTAAACGTGGTGTCAGCTTCGGGCGCGAAATATGCTTCGGGCGCGCATGTGTGGTGGACCAAGAGCAACACCGCGACACTGGAAAATGAGATGGAGGAAGGAAGCATTCAGGAGTGCCAGTCGCAGGATACCCCTCCGTCAGAATGA